The genomic interval CGTCCGGGGTTCGAGCTTTTTTGCGGAAGACTCGGAGGGCTCAAGCGATGCCAGTTGCCAGAGCGTCAGGCCGGGACTGCCCGGCGTCGTCTCGATGCAGAGCACCAGTGGACCGTCGATCGGCCGATCCGGCCGCAGCCGGAAGCGACCGCTTGCCAGCGTGTCGAGCCGAAGGAGAATCGGTCCGAGGCCCGGACGCACGGCCCATGCCCGGCGCACGGACCAGTCGGGCGGCACGTCCAGCAGGGTTCCGTAGAAGGGCACCGTACCCTCCCAGCGGGCAAACAGGTTGGCCGTCTGGCCAGCCTGCAACCGCTCGCCGCTCCAGAGCGCCTGCAATTGCGCCCGGGCCGTGCCCGCCCGCAGACACGAGGCCAGCACCGCGGCCAGCAACAGCACACGCGCCCGCGTCTTCATGGAAAAGCGCCGGCAGAGCGGCGATTCGGTGGGGGATTCGTTACCAGTTGGAAAAGATAGGCGCGGACCCTTCGCCTGTCAAACGGGGTTGACCCTTTGAAGCCCTGAAAAACATACGGTGCTACCAGCCATGCCGCGACGTTTACGCATCGGCCTGCTGACCGGCGGCGGCGATTGCCCGGGCATGAACGCCGTCATCCGCGCCGTCACCAAGAGCCTGATCCTTCAGGCCAACGCCGAGGTGATCGGCTTCGAAGACGGCTACGAAGGACTCATCGAAGGTCGATTTCGGACGCTCGAATTTCAGGACGTCAGCGGCATCCTGACGCGGGGCGGTACGATTCTCGGCACGAGCAATCGGGCCAATCCGTTTCGCTACTACCGACGGGGGGAGGCCGACGTGTCGGCCGAAGTCATCGCGCTGTACCGCGAGCTGGAGCTGGACGGCATCGTGGCCATCGGCGGCGATGGCACGATGACGATCGCCCACGGACTCTCGGAGCGAGGACTTCGTTTCATCGGCGTGCCCAAGACGATCGACAACGACATCTGGGGCACCGAGCGTACGTTCGGATTCGATACGGCCGTACACATCGCCACGGAGGCCATCGATCGACTGCACACCACGGCGCAGAGTCACCACCGCGTGATGATCTGTGAGACGATGGGACGCTATGCCGGGTGGATCGCGCTCTATGCGGGTGTGGCGGCCGGAGCCGACGTGATCCTGATCCCCGAGCTGCCCTTCGACGTGGAGGTGGTGGCCGAGGTGTGCCGCGAGCGC from Rhodothermus marinus carries:
- a CDS encoding 6-phosphofructokinase codes for the protein MPRRLRIGLLTGGGDCPGMNAVIRAVTKSLILQANAEVIGFEDGYEGLIEGRFRTLEFQDVSGILTRGGTILGTSNRANPFRYYRRGEADVSAEVIALYRELELDGIVAIGGDGTMTIAHGLSERGLRFIGVPKTIDNDIWGTERTFGFDTAVHIATEAIDRLHTTAQSHHRVMICETMGRYAGWIALYAGVAAGADVILIPELPFDVEVVAEVCRERESDGRRFTIVVVAEGARPEGGSFHVRERVPESPDPIRLGGIGYELERQLRERLRSEVRTTVLGHVQRGGTPTAYDRSLASAFGAYAAALVQAERYGCMVALRDGRLTTVPLAEVAGRTRTVPLDHPMLGAALAVGTSLGVRALTSPLVGAEPTTPLA